A stretch of Paenibacillus peoriae DNA encodes these proteins:
- a CDS encoding beta-galactosidase, translated as MTYQNITKYPPISERIPRMLHGADYNPEQWQHYPEVLAEDIRLMKLAKCNVMSVGIFSWVSLEPEEGVFTFEWLDRILDSFAENGIYAFLATPSGARPAWMSQKYPEVLRVEANRVRNLHGFRHNHCATSPVYREKVRIMNTKLAERYANHPAVIGWHISNEFGGDCHCDYCQEAFRAWVQDKYGTLDKLNHAWWTTFWSHTITDWSQVESPAPHGETQVHAMNLDWRRFVTDQTADFIKHEIVPLKAANPAIPVTTNLMEFFEGLNYWKFADLLDVISWDSYPTWHDREGDDSLQAAKVAMMHDIIRSIKGGKPWMLMESTPSLTNWQDVSKLKRPGMHLLSSLQAVAHGSDTVQYFQWRKSRGSSEKLHGAVVDHVGHEHTRVFGDVTHVGNTLEKLEEVIGTSVPAEAAVIFDWENRWGINDSQGPRNKGVKYEETAEAHYLALWEQGVPVDVIHMDADFSKYKLLVAPMLYMVRSGVGKRIQKFVENGGIFVATYWSGIVDEHDLCFLGGFPGPLRKTLGIWSEEIDGLHDHDRNHILPVEGNELDLQGEYEAVELCDLIHTEGAEVLAVYGSDFYAGRPALTVNRLGQGKAYYIASRNIGLFHSHFYRSLIDDAGISKALNVKLPHGVNTAIRTDGVHDYIFILNFTHEPQKIMLDGRTYADMLENHVIDDGSIQLDAYAVKVLKTERNEKYTIRMGDDL; from the coding sequence GTGACGTATCAAAACATAACTAAGTACCCCCCGATTAGTGAGCGAATTCCACGTATGCTGCATGGAGCGGACTATAACCCGGAGCAATGGCAGCATTACCCTGAGGTGTTAGCGGAGGATATTCGTCTAATGAAACTAGCCAAATGTAACGTGATGTCTGTTGGCATTTTCTCATGGGTATCATTGGAGCCTGAGGAAGGTGTATTTACGTTTGAGTGGCTGGATCGTATTCTGGATTCGTTTGCTGAGAACGGAATCTATGCATTTTTGGCTACTCCTAGTGGAGCAAGACCAGCCTGGATGTCACAAAAATATCCTGAGGTGCTGCGTGTGGAGGCTAACCGTGTCCGTAATCTGCACGGGTTTCGCCATAATCACTGTGCTACATCGCCTGTTTACCGGGAAAAAGTACGTATCATGAATACGAAGCTAGCCGAGCGTTATGCTAACCATCCGGCTGTTATTGGCTGGCATATTTCCAATGAATTTGGTGGAGATTGCCACTGTGATTATTGTCAGGAGGCATTTCGCGCTTGGGTCCAGGATAAATACGGTACGCTGGACAAGCTAAATCACGCATGGTGGACGACCTTTTGGAGTCATACGATTACGGACTGGAGCCAAGTTGAGTCCCCGGCACCTCACGGTGAAACACAGGTTCATGCCATGAATTTGGACTGGAGACGGTTTGTGACCGATCAGACCGCAGATTTTATCAAGCATGAGATTGTGCCGCTCAAGGCTGCAAATCCAGCAATTCCGGTCACAACCAATTTGATGGAGTTTTTTGAAGGATTGAACTACTGGAAGTTTGCTGATCTGCTCGATGTTATATCCTGGGATAGTTACCCAACGTGGCATGACCGTGAGGGGGATGATAGCCTTCAGGCTGCTAAAGTGGCCATGATGCACGATATTATTCGTTCAATCAAGGGAGGTAAGCCTTGGATGCTCATGGAGAGTACACCAAGTTTGACGAACTGGCAAGACGTTAGCAAGCTGAAGCGGCCGGGAATGCATCTGCTCTCGTCTTTACAGGCTGTGGCACACGGGTCAGACACCGTTCAATATTTTCAGTGGCGGAAAAGCCGCGGTTCGAGTGAAAAGCTGCATGGTGCGGTTGTCGATCATGTCGGACATGAGCACACTCGGGTATTCGGGGATGTGACCCATGTCGGTAATACGCTGGAAAAATTGGAGGAGGTTATCGGTACATCTGTACCGGCGGAGGCCGCAGTCATTTTTGACTGGGAGAACCGTTGGGGAATCAACGATTCACAGGGACCGCGGAACAAAGGTGTGAAATATGAGGAGACAGCTGAAGCGCATTATTTGGCGCTGTGGGAGCAGGGTGTGCCTGTAGATGTCATTCATATGGATGCAGATTTCTCCAAATACAAACTTTTGGTAGCTCCGATGTTATATATGGTCCGCAGCGGTGTGGGGAAGCGTATACAGAAGTTTGTTGAAAACGGTGGTATTTTCGTAGCAACCTATTGGTCTGGTATCGTAGATGAACATGATTTGTGCTTCCTTGGAGGCTTTCCGGGCCCGCTTCGTAAGACGCTGGGGATCTGGTCGGAAGAGATTGACGGATTGCATGATCATGACCGTAATCACATTTTGCCGGTTGAAGGCAATGAGCTGGATCTGCAAGGGGAGTATGAAGCTGTAGAATTGTGTGATCTCATTCATACAGAGGGTGCAGAGGTACTGGCTGTGTACGGTTCAGACTTTTATGCAGGACGCCCAGCTTTGACGGTGAACCGTTTGGGACAAGGAAAGGCTTATTACATCGCATCACGCAACATCGGACTATTCCACAGTCATTTTTACAGAAGTTTAATTGATGATGCAGGAATCAGTAAAGCGCTCAATGTGAAGTTGCCTCATGGAGTGAATACGGCGATTCGTACCGATGGAGTTCATGATTATATTTTCATATTGAATTTCACGCATGAGCCGCAAAAGATTATGTTGGATGGACGAACTTATGCGGATATGCTTGAAAATCATGTGATAGATGACGGTAGCATTCAATTGGATGCCTACGCTGTTAAGGTTTTAAAGACAGAGCGCAATGAGAAGTATACAATTCGGATGGGAGATGACTTATGA
- a CDS encoding carbohydrate ABC transporter permease gives MYHKTTPYRIFNVFNICLLVMLSIMCIVPLIHVLAVSFSAKSAADANLVGLWPVQFSLEAYKKTMNNPIFLHSIWISVCRTVLGTGLTLLITFLAAYPLSKETSVFRSRNVYSWLFVFSMIFNGGLVPFYMVIQKIHLMDSFWVLVLPGAVNTFLVILMLNFFRGIPKEMEEAALIDGAGHFRTLFSIFLPISMPSIATIALFSMVFHWNSWFDGLLYLSNAKDYPLATFLQTVIIQKDMSSMSMSPKEMELLSQTTVNAAQIFIGAAPILIVYPFLQKYFVKGMTLGSVKE, from the coding sequence ATGTATCATAAAACAACGCCATACCGCATCTTCAATGTGTTTAATATTTGCTTACTAGTGATGTTGTCTATCATGTGTATCGTTCCACTGATTCATGTGTTGGCGGTATCATTTAGTGCTAAATCAGCAGCAGATGCCAATCTGGTTGGACTGTGGCCAGTGCAGTTTTCATTAGAAGCCTATAAGAAGACAATGAATAACCCGATTTTTCTGCACTCCATCTGGATTTCTGTCTGTCGGACTGTATTGGGAACCGGCTTGACACTGCTGATTACCTTTTTAGCTGCTTATCCACTTTCAAAGGAAACATCTGTGTTCCGTAGCCGAAACGTATATTCATGGTTGTTCGTGTTCAGCATGATTTTTAACGGTGGTCTGGTTCCATTCTATATGGTTATTCAAAAGATCCATCTCATGGATAGCTTCTGGGTACTTGTTTTGCCAGGAGCGGTCAACACATTTCTGGTCATCCTTATGTTGAACTTTTTTAGAGGAATTCCCAAAGAGATGGAAGAGGCCGCATTGATCGACGGAGCAGGACATTTTCGGACATTGTTTAGTATCTTTTTACCGATATCCATGCCTTCCATTGCGACGATTGCGCTGTTTAGTATGGTATTTCATTGGAACTCCTGGTTTGACGGTCTACTCTATTTGAGCAATGCAAAGGACTATCCGCTCGCGACGTTCCTGCAAACTGTAATTATTCAGAAGGACATGAGTTCCATGAGCATGAGTCCAAAGGAGATGGAATTACTTTCTCAAACGACGGTTAATGCAGCGCAAATTTTCATTGGTGCAGCGCCTATTCTCATTGTATATCCATTTTTACAAAAGTATTTTGTTAAAGGTATGACGCTAGGTTCCGTCAAAGAGTAA
- a CDS encoding ABC transporter permease, producing the protein MRSLQRTWPFHIMLLPAIIFLIVFSYIPMGGIVMAFQNYKPWLGITGSEWVGLDNFRFLFQREDSLQVVWNTLIIAVLKMFFNLVVPFVFAILLNEIRKVGLQRSIQTLVYLPHFLSWVILGGILIDLLATDGFMNRILGSFGIQPIFFLGDNNWFRFTVIVSDIWKEFGYNTIVFLAALAGINPSLYEASEMDGASRWRQTLHITVPSLIPMVVVVGTLALGNVLNAGFDQIFNLYNPLVYQKGDIIDTFVYRTALINGEMGFATAIGLFKSVISMILILISYRLAYKWAGYRIF; encoded by the coding sequence ATGAGAAGTCTGCAACGTACGTGGCCATTTCATATCATGCTGCTGCCAGCCATCATTTTCTTAATTGTATTCAGCTACATTCCGATGGGCGGCATCGTGATGGCCTTTCAAAATTACAAGCCTTGGCTAGGCATAACGGGTTCCGAGTGGGTTGGACTGGATAACTTCCGCTTTTTGTTTCAACGGGAGGACAGTCTTCAAGTTGTCTGGAATACACTAATTATTGCTGTGTTAAAGATGTTTTTCAATCTGGTGGTTCCGTTTGTTTTTGCTATACTGCTGAATGAAATTCGCAAGGTCGGACTTCAGCGATCCATTCAGACACTGGTTTATCTACCACACTTTCTGTCGTGGGTCATCTTGGGCGGAATTCTGATTGACCTGTTGGCTACAGATGGATTTATGAACCGTATTCTCGGTAGTTTCGGGATCCAGCCTATCTTTTTTCTGGGAGATAATAACTGGTTTCGATTTACTGTCATTGTTTCAGATATATGGAAGGAGTTCGGCTACAACACCATCGTATTTCTCGCTGCACTGGCGGGTATTAATCCTTCGTTGTATGAGGCTTCTGAAATGGATGGAGCGAGCCGCTGGAGACAGACGCTACACATCACTGTACCTTCGTTAATTCCGATGGTAGTCGTTGTTGGAACGCTTGCACTTGGCAATGTACTGAATGCCGGTTTTGACCAGATTTTCAACCTTTATAATCCACTGGTTTACCAAAAAGGCGATATTATTGATACATTCGTCTACCGGACAGCGTTAATCAATGGGGAAATGGGCTTTGCCACCGCTATCGGCTTGTTCAAATCCGTTATCAGTATGATTCTCATTCTGATATCTTATCGACTTGCTTACAAATGGGCAGGTTACCGCATATTCTGA
- a CDS encoding extracellular solute-binding protein, whose translation MRVHSKKKLLSLLAATMVLGVGLVGCSGAENDGNADGTAKTENVYKEKYNPEVTISTVWGVDPALKFKNGESIENNIATKWAKEKFGINIKSLWSVTDTNGAFATKLRLAMSSGQEMPDVVVLGTENEQLAQDMIDSGMFAEAGPLFDKYASDSWKQAMNQDTNVWNQYSRDGKKMGIPVLDFAYNHDYVLWVRQDWLDKLGMKAPETMDDLEKVMDAFKNKNPDGLAPNKVVPLSIGFKTSMNTWMGDPSWIFGAYGTLPQQWNKGANGSLEYGSVQPGMKPGLQKLSEWLKKGYIPQEAALWDENKTAEPTVAGTAGMIPGPYWMSGWPLQDTVKNAPGAIWKPIKIPAGPDNKAMRHGTQYTNGVVLINKQMQHPEAFFTYQNYLFDHYANAKPDSDLSNGLFKGYDYDLDADGKLMSIDKIPGGYVNSIRYLLVRDGARIPDAQMKALLSLANGAEPKTRLEKDVMVNYGKGTPAAAKVLMEQKDISMKDQFTGPTTPTMKAKKDYLDKIESQTFNEIIYGKQPISAFDTFVQTWKTAGGEQITNEVNEWYKSVEK comes from the coding sequence ATGCGAGTTCATTCGAAGAAAAAGCTGTTGTCGTTGCTCGCCGCAACTATGGTATTAGGAGTTGGCCTTGTGGGCTGCTCAGGTGCGGAAAATGATGGGAATGCGGACGGCACAGCTAAAACTGAAAACGTATACAAAGAAAAATACAATCCAGAAGTCACAATTTCCACGGTATGGGGTGTAGATCCCGCCTTAAAATTTAAAAATGGTGAATCTATCGAAAATAACATTGCGACCAAATGGGCTAAAGAGAAATTCGGTATTAATATCAAATCACTCTGGTCCGTCACGGATACGAATGGTGCATTTGCTACGAAGCTGCGTTTGGCTATGTCCTCCGGTCAGGAGATGCCGGACGTCGTTGTACTGGGGACGGAAAATGAGCAACTGGCACAGGACATGATCGATTCCGGTATGTTTGCAGAGGCTGGTCCGTTGTTTGACAAGTACGCTTCGGATTCCTGGAAGCAGGCGATGAATCAGGATACGAATGTATGGAATCAGTATAGCCGAGATGGTAAGAAAATGGGTATTCCTGTGCTTGATTTCGCCTATAACCATGATTATGTATTGTGGGTACGACAAGATTGGTTGGATAAGCTGGGTATGAAGGCTCCTGAGACGATGGATGATCTGGAAAAAGTGATGGATGCCTTTAAAAATAAAAATCCGGACGGACTGGCTCCGAACAAAGTGGTTCCGCTCAGTATCGGTTTTAAAACATCCATGAACACTTGGATGGGTGACCCGTCCTGGATTTTCGGGGCATATGGCACACTACCTCAGCAGTGGAACAAAGGCGCGAATGGCAGTTTGGAATATGGCTCCGTGCAGCCTGGCATGAAGCCGGGTTTGCAAAAGCTGAGCGAGTGGCTCAAAAAGGGATATATCCCTCAGGAAGCAGCATTGTGGGATGAAAATAAAACGGCAGAACCTACAGTCGCAGGAACAGCCGGCATGATTCCTGGGCCATATTGGATGAGCGGCTGGCCGCTTCAGGATACAGTCAAAAATGCGCCGGGTGCCATATGGAAGCCGATTAAGATTCCAGCAGGTCCTGACAACAAAGCCATGCGTCACGGTACGCAATACACCAATGGTGTTGTACTAATCAACAAACAAATGCAGCATCCTGAAGCTTTTTTCACTTATCAAAACTATTTGTTTGACCATTATGCTAATGCCAAACCGGATAGCGATTTGTCGAATGGGCTGTTTAAGGGCTACGATTATGATTTGGATGCGGACGGAAAGCTAATGTCTATCGATAAAATACCAGGCGGTTATGTAAACTCTATTCGTTATTTGCTGGTTCGTGATGGTGCGCGTATACCTGATGCCCAAATGAAGGCTTTGCTAAGTTTGGCTAACGGCGCAGAACCGAAGACCCGTCTGGAGAAAGATGTAATGGTGAACTACGGGAAAGGTACTCCTGCAGCTGCCAAAGTGCTTATGGAACAGAAGGATATCTCCATGAAAGATCAGTTCACAGGTCCAACTACGCCAACCATGAAGGCTAAAAAGGACTATCTGGATAAAATTGAAAGTCAGACCTTCAATGAAATTATTTATGGCAAGCAGCCGATCTCTGCTTTTGATACCTTTGTGCAGACGTGGAAAACAGCGGGTGGCGAACAAATTACAAATGAAGTAAACGAATGGTATAAAAGCGTCGAAAAGTAA
- a CDS encoding response regulator transcription factor → MVQILLVDDESYVTESLAATIPWETLGIERVHQAVSALAAVDVLEAYDIDILVTDIRMPGMTGLELIVEVNERWPHIRSLLLTGYADFEYAKKALQLKAFDYILKPVDDEEFIKCVSAAMDSLKEEWEAFDKVHQLQYSRRNDFGVLRTHLMHDLLLGRDLPVPKIESKMSEYEIKLRTGHPASMLLIQLGKHFSDMDYHSVSLIEYAIGNIAEEVFAPDFHVWHCKAPHDCLIVLIEGDWNSFPERSVDEQNRFLSAAIEAFRKNVSNYLKGEIYVALTGWFKFPEELPKLYQTAIRSLYWNHQEETDALLFIEEQTEQPHSSVKSLEGLYMHPTLTHLLESRQWDEAEAKVSRVFGKMEEVGYTREHLYELFISVTSAFMYTAHKQGRFITQMDQVGFDPLHAQKMVHSFPHLKEWIFSMMNKLKSEWSASEQSAKSYVVKQVQELISQDKGQELSVKTIADQVYLHPVYLSKIYKAETGEGLGDYIIRMRMERALYLLKYSNKKIYEITTELGYQNPQYFSKMFKKHYGMTPHEFRDQ, encoded by the coding sequence ATGGTTCAGATATTACTAGTAGATGATGAGAGTTATGTAACAGAAAGTCTGGCAGCTACCATTCCGTGGGAGACGCTAGGCATCGAGAGGGTTCATCAAGCGGTTTCCGCATTAGCAGCAGTGGATGTGCTGGAAGCGTACGATATTGATATTCTGGTAACAGATATTCGTATGCCTGGTATGACGGGACTGGAGTTGATTGTTGAAGTAAACGAGCGATGGCCGCATATCCGAAGTTTGTTACTGACAGGCTATGCCGATTTTGAATATGCTAAAAAAGCGCTTCAGCTTAAGGCTTTTGATTACATTTTAAAGCCGGTGGATGATGAAGAGTTTATCAAATGTGTGTCAGCCGCCATGGATTCGCTAAAGGAAGAATGGGAAGCATTTGACAAGGTTCATCAATTACAATATAGCCGCAGAAACGATTTTGGTGTACTGCGGACCCATTTGATGCATGATTTGCTACTCGGGCGTGATTTACCAGTACCAAAAATAGAGAGCAAAATGTCCGAGTACGAAATCAAGCTACGTACGGGACATCCTGCCAGTATGCTGCTTATTCAGCTAGGAAAGCATTTTTCTGATATGGACTATCATTCAGTCTCCTTAATTGAGTATGCGATTGGAAATATTGCCGAAGAAGTGTTCGCACCTGATTTTCACGTTTGGCATTGCAAAGCGCCGCATGACTGCTTAATTGTATTAATAGAAGGGGATTGGAATTCATTTCCTGAGCGGAGTGTGGATGAGCAGAATCGTTTTTTGAGTGCGGCGATTGAGGCCTTTCGAAAAAATGTAAGCAATTACTTGAAAGGGGAAATTTACGTTGCATTAACCGGATGGTTTAAGTTTCCAGAGGAACTGCCTAAGCTATATCAGACAGCGATTAGATCTTTATACTGGAATCATCAGGAGGAAACGGATGCACTGCTATTCATAGAAGAACAGACAGAACAGCCACACAGTTCAGTTAAGTCACTAGAGGGGCTTTATATGCACCCTACGCTTACTCATCTGCTCGAATCCAGGCAATGGGACGAGGCTGAAGCGAAAGTGAGCCGTGTATTTGGAAAAATGGAAGAGGTGGGATATACACGCGAGCATTTATATGAGCTGTTTATTTCGGTGACGAGCGCCTTTATGTATACAGCGCACAAACAAGGACGTTTCATTACACAGATGGATCAAGTAGGCTTCGATCCGTTACATGCGCAGAAAATGGTTCATTCGTTCCCCCACCTCAAAGAGTGGATATTTTCCATGATGAACAAACTTAAATCTGAATGGTCCGCAAGCGAACAAAGCGCTAAAAGTTATGTGGTCAAGCAGGTTCAGGAGCTCATCTCCCAGGATAAAGGCCAGGAGCTGTCTGTTAAGACGATTGCTGATCAGGTTTATCTTCATCCAGTCTATCTGTCTAAAATTTATAAAGCTGAAACCGGAGAAGGTCTGGGTGACTATATTATCCGAATGAGAATGGAGCGGGCTCTTTATTTGCTCAAATATTCCAACAAAAAAATATACGAAATTACGACGGAACTAGGCTACCAGAATCCCCAATATTTCAGTAAAATGTTCAAAAAGCATTACGGAATGACTCCGCACGAATTTCGAGATCAGTAG
- a CDS encoding sensor histidine kinase — protein MFKFNFYTKIVSIVIVLLIPLLILYVYSNQTTTGVLREELNQSNYNQLTFFQNQVNTNIEMISSWPHLLIHDPDVASFQAIFLKDKVLNLDGINLVKRIQTKLGLQESSSNWRTGLSIYSPSLGRVVSENGAGLYDQKKLNQLIKDGWQVSKKRSYGKDQFIFSLYTLSPFSSLGNPETANTIIKVEFDSSNIQDMLDRFKGDGRKEPFYYKKGVGAIYNRTANEELSGQLISKLEKMGLHEVDNLTVKIGEESYLVHAVLSQTTGWYLIDYMPLSDMMSPIYSSNRLFYITVVGSLLVGLIGAYLLHSQVQVPILQLVRAFRRLKDGDYAVRLSLRGSHEFAFLSSQFNQMVEQIQELFEKVYVEQLHVKEARLKQLQSQINPHFFYNCFSFITSMAKLRNHEAVVAMAHNLSRYYRYTTRQERDLVPLSEEVEFVQYYLRIQQMRMPRLTFLVHVSSQASSLPIPPLIVQPLVENAVLHGIEPQAEEGLIHILTERVGSYMYLIVDDNGLGLSREAIAALTSTLDKPVEEDHGYGLWNVHHRMRLHFGEDAGLEFSLSPLGGLRAVLKWSISTEGEHANGLIEPSPDSNIVKTEGPDGSDITSR, from the coding sequence ATGTTTAAATTTAATTTTTATACTAAAATCGTCTCCATCGTTATCGTATTGCTTATACCTCTGCTGATCCTGTATGTCTATTCTAATCAGACAACGACAGGTGTACTACGTGAGGAGCTGAATCAATCTAATTATAATCAGCTGACTTTTTTTCAAAACCAGGTGAATACGAATATTGAAATGATTTCCTCCTGGCCGCATCTGCTGATTCATGATCCTGATGTAGCCAGTTTTCAAGCGATTTTTTTGAAGGACAAAGTTCTCAATCTGGATGGAATTAACCTTGTCAAACGGATTCAAACCAAGCTTGGGCTTCAGGAAAGCTCTTCTAATTGGAGAACCGGACTGAGTATCTATTCTCCTTCGCTTGGACGGGTTGTATCGGAAAATGGAGCAGGTTTATATGACCAGAAAAAACTAAATCAGCTGATAAAAGACGGCTGGCAGGTATCCAAAAAAAGATCATACGGGAAAGACCAATTTATATTTTCATTGTATACATTATCCCCGTTTTCTTCACTTGGTAATCCAGAAACTGCTAACACGATTATTAAGGTTGAATTTGACAGCAGTAATATTCAGGATATGCTTGACCGCTTCAAAGGTGATGGACGCAAGGAGCCTTTTTATTATAAAAAAGGCGTAGGAGCGATCTATAATCGTACTGCCAATGAAGAGCTGTCTGGACAGCTGATTTCAAAATTAGAAAAAATGGGACTCCATGAAGTTGACAATCTGACTGTGAAAATTGGAGAAGAAAGCTACCTGGTTCATGCCGTTCTTTCGCAAACGACGGGTTGGTATTTGATTGATTACATGCCTTTGTCCGATATGATGTCTCCGATTTACTCATCGAATCGACTGTTTTATATAACGGTTGTTGGCTCGCTGCTGGTAGGCCTGATTGGCGCTTACTTGCTTCATTCACAGGTACAAGTGCCGATTCTTCAGCTTGTGCGGGCATTTAGGAGACTAAAGGACGGAGACTATGCTGTTCGATTAAGTCTAAGGGGGAGTCACGAGTTTGCTTTCCTGTCTAGTCAATTCAATCAGATGGTCGAACAGATTCAGGAGCTGTTTGAGAAGGTGTATGTTGAGCAGCTACATGTCAAGGAAGCGCGACTAAAGCAGCTCCAGTCACAAATCAATCCACATTTTTTTTATAATTGTTTTTCGTTTATCACAAGTATGGCGAAGCTGCGCAATCATGAGGCGGTCGTGGCTATGGCTCATAATTTATCCAGGTATTATCGGTATACGACAAGACAGGAGCGGGATTTGGTTCCATTGTCAGAAGAAGTCGAGTTTGTTCAATATTATCTGAGGATACAGCAGATGCGTATGCCAAGGCTAACGTTCTTAGTTCATGTTTCTTCGCAGGCCAGCAGTCTGCCGATTCCGCCGCTTATAGTGCAGCCACTGGTGGAAAATGCGGTGCTGCACGGAATAGAGCCTCAAGCGGAGGAGGGTCTAATTCATATTTTGACTGAGCGTGTTGGCTCGTATATGTACCTGATTGTGGATGATAACGGACTCGGTTTGAGTAGAGAGGCTATAGCTGCCCTGACATCAACGCTTGACAAGCCTGTGGAAGAGGATCATGGATACGGTTTGTGGAATGTGCATCACCGCATGCGATTACATTTTGGGGAAGATGCCGGACTGGAGTTCTCTTTGTCTCCATTGGGAGGATTGCGTGCAGTATTAAAATGGTCGATCTCAACAGAAGGAGAGCATGCGAATGGTTTAATTGAGCCTTCGCCAGATTCGAATATAGTTAAAACGGAGGGACCAGATGGTTCAGATATTACTAGTAGATGA
- a CDS encoding NucA/NucB deoxyribonuclease domain-containing protein, whose protein sequence is MKKKLLSFIALVLLAAGAYWFEGGNLLTKITGENPPSSAAQVTLQFPSGRYPETAQHIKEAIQAGKSPVCTIDREGAEQNRKHSLTGVPTRKGYDRDEWPMAMCSEGGKGANVKYIAPKDNRGAGSWVSHQLDEYEDGTRVKFVIK, encoded by the coding sequence TTGAAGAAAAAGTTGCTAAGTTTTATAGCTTTAGTTCTGCTAGCTGCGGGCGCGTACTGGTTTGAAGGAGGCAATCTTCTTACGAAAATAACAGGAGAGAACCCGCCTTCCTCGGCGGCTCAGGTAACGCTGCAATTCCCGTCAGGTCGTTACCCTGAAACGGCGCAGCATATTAAGGAAGCCATTCAGGCGGGAAAATCACCAGTATGCACAATTGACCGTGAAGGAGCCGAGCAAAATCGCAAGCATTCGCTTACAGGTGTTCCCACTCGTAAGGGATACGATCGTGATGAATGGCCGATGGCTATGTGTTCAGAAGGAGGCAAAGGTGCAAATGTCAAATACATAGCCCCTAAGGATAATCGTGGGGCAGGATCATGGGTTAGTCATCAATTGGATGAGTATGAGGATGGAACTCGTGTAAAATTCGTTATTAAATAG